agaaaagtctACGTACGACTCTTCCTGGCCATCACCCTCTGGACCAAAATTGATAGCTTTGATTTATAATAACGAAAAACTTGACTCATCTCTGCTACGGTTACTCACAGAAAAGAAACaagggaaggaaaaaaaaaaaaaacacacaagtaGACCATGCTATGCTTGTTACGGTTAATTAGCATCGAGAAAAGgcatggaaaagaaaaatcaactaAACATGATGGTGCGTACTCggctatatatattaagtaaagggaaaagaaataaataaatcttatgAAGACATGCTGCGCGCTTTGGTTAGAAAattaagagaagaagaaaaaaaacaattctcatGAGCTGTTATGGCCGGCTAGAGGAACAGatcgaaaaagaaaaggaaaggctAGCTAATCCTATGATGCTACGTACGTTTAgaagagaaacaaagagaaaagaaaggaaaaaagaagaagaagaaagcatgGTGAAAGGCTATTCTACCTGCTATGGCTACCgtaaagagaaagaagaaaaaaaaacaaaagcaactaCTACACATGCAGTATACACGTAAATTAAGAGAGGCGTGCAGTTGAAAGTGTAAGGAAAAATCGTGCATACCTTGCACCGTTGCACGCacagtgagagggagagagcagTCCGAATCTGCAagcttgagaaaaaaaaaactgctgtTTGACGGCGATGAGTGTTGCGGAGGCGTGGCTGAAACTCGATCTTCTGTAGTATGCATGTGATGAACTCAATGCTTCCTCTGACTCTTCTTTTATAAGCTAATATATTATCCAAAACTGTCCAGGATTCCAAATCCTTTCTAATATCGAGTTGGGTTTCCGAAAACATGTATGATTCCAAATCCTAAAATATATCGACATGGTTTGCGTAGGATTCCAAATCCTTTTCCAGGAAGGTTTATGAGTCCTAGCTCACTTCGCAAATATATCTTCGCTCTCGGCGCTGCTATTATCTCTGAgcttataataaataatatttttttaaaaagtttattagATGTTGAATAACGAATCCATCGCAGGCcttttcatcttttcttttatggttAAATAGGCTTTTGATAATTgggttttgaaaactttatcttttgatattttaattttaattcgtATCGTAGACAGTATctaagttttgaaaaaagacaaaTTTGATGTTTCCGTctatttttttgtccaaaactTAACGGACGGACCGAGGATTGAAACGTGTTATAAtgtaaaaaaactttaaaaacagaaattaaaaaaaaaaaaaaaaaaactttaaaaattgaaaaataataaaacttaaaaaaaaaaattaaaaaacttaaaaaaagaaaaagaaaaaaaagaggcccctttaccggtctggggtggctcaGTCAGTTtggaggtggctgaaccacccccgtggcccatggggaaggggggttcggccaccccgaagggccaaagaaagaaagaaaaaaaaaaaaaaaaaaacaagggggtttggcccttgggggtggttcggtcacccccatgggccaaagggcaaaaaaaaataaaaaaaataaaaatacatatgaagGGGTTTTGGCTCTTGGGGATAGTTCGGCCACTCCATGGGCAagaatgggggtggccaaaggagccaccccttttctttttctttttctttttttcattttttttaagtttttaatactttaattttttaagtttcattattttcaatttttcaatttttttttattaatttttaaagatttttttttattttttatacattatgacacgtgtcaaccctCCGAAGTTGACATGTGGTAGTCCgtactaaattcatatttttccaaaattcaACTACCATCTACGATGCGAATTGAAATTCgggtaccaaaaaaaaaaattttcaaaacttagGTACCAAAAATGTTTTACCCTTTCTTTTAATTGAAACCGTCAATAATAAGGGGAATGATTCATGCACTATTAGTGCACAATCCCAAGACACATTAGAGTAAGACTTACACATGGGGGCTTGTTATTTGCACTTCATTGAGACCCAcccccaccccatgtgagaagGTGTTGTATCCATGTTGTACACCTAAAGTGCAAATAACATTTTTCCTTACACGTGTGAATCCCTTTACTGTGTACttcttgtatttttagcatttcccaaATGCAATCATCATTGATCCCTCTCTAAGTTTCTCATTCTTTTCGCGAATTCAAAACAGACATGAACTCCAACAGAGGCGCAGAGACTATCAAGTATCAAGTATCAAGTTTCTTTGTAGCTATGGCGGAAAGATCCTCCCTCGCTATACCGACAGCGAGCTTCGTTACGTCGGCGGCCTTACACGAGTCCTTGCCGTCGATCGCTCTATTTCCTTTGCAGGTTCGTGTTTTTCGCTTCCAGCATTGACATTTAATTCAATTTCGttgaatttgtttgtttttgtgagcttatttttttattttgtacttttttacAGAGTGAATGGTGAAGCTTTTAGAGTTCTGTGGCAATTCTGTGACTCTGAGGTGTCAGTTGCCGAGCGGAGATTTGGAAAATCTCCTCCGACGAAGATTCGGTGAATCTCAAATGGGTGGGCCGGCCACTCCAAATACTTCACGGGGTGGTTTCCGCCACCcaccaaatttatttatttttactctttttttttttttttttttttttgtgtttttaaattgatttttttaaaagatattttgaaaagaattgCTTTTAAAAACCCACGTGCGTCGCACGTGTCTATTTCAGTAAAAAATGACGGACTTAAGTAACGGATGGACAATATTGAAAATTTTCGTTAGAGTGCATtgcgattttatttttttttttcactttatgCAACGTTTGTATcggcataaaatgatttctaaaatgatttcggcattttacaatgtttggtaggggcgaaaataatggtcaacggaaatcattttcagtttgaccgtaaaagcttctttaatttttagaaaaaccgtaaatcgttttcgaAAATTAAACTCTTTGTCCTTGCACgtatgtttgatatccgattgtcagAATTCAGCAATTGTCGGTCGTCGAAATCCAGCCGGTGCAGGAGCCCAGCAACATCCAGTCGCTAGAATCCGGCCACCGTCGCCGAATGTCGACGAACTAGATTCCGGCCGAAACTGGCCTGAATATTGCCATATTCCAGCCATGGTCAGAAGCTGGCTGGATAtagccaaaatggccggaatccggccgggaTCCAGCCATTGATCTGGCTGGATCCGGAAGAGTCCAGCCGGAATCCGACCAAACTtgctcgccggaatccggcaacggcaaCCGGACATTGCCAGATTCCAGTGGCATTTGTCAAATTCTGATTTtcgcatttcgtaattttttcgtactAGCAAAAtgccagaaaatattttcaagaaaattatttttcctaaaaataattttgttgaaaatgttttacgacggaaatcattttacatcgaaacaaatttagcattaaagacaaaattgaaaaatagatgaaacATTGAGGAAGTAAAAgtgtattttttccaaaaataaaactcaaatcCTGCTACAATAATAATGattggattattattattatttttacgtTAAATAACTataataaaggaaataaaaataaaaaagagagtaaaagATAAAGGAGTAATAATATAATACACTGTAGttagatataataaaataaaatttcaaccgTAAAATAGATTTTCATATTAATAATGAAACTCATGGGCCATAATTTTTGGATCCTAAGTTTATTTTTGACGTCGGACTGATTTCCTGATGGTCGAGACTAACTATCACAATTGTCGGACGAAGTTGTATTAGGGTTCGTTTGGATATGCGATTTcgaaatagtgattttaaaatgtgcgatttgaaaaaagtgatttttaaaaacgcagttaagcgtttgatttttaaaatcgcaggttagccttttaaaatattgggttttcaaaaaaagcaccgcattgcttgcgatttgaataagcagaaaggcaatttttttaaaacgcagttttcaaacggtttattttctgcgatttggtttaaaatcgcactttttcttctacgaaatcgcaatcccaaacacatCCTAAAGAGCATAAGAAACCGCTACCTCTTTCCTTGGTATTTGCATAACATGcccattaattaataataattttgaaacgAGTATGGAAATTAGGtaataattaaaatcaaattctgtttaatctgtttttgtacacttgactttttttgtttttttcctaattatgTACACTTGACATGATCGGTGGTGCGTTGTGGCCTCTTATGGAAGTCCATAGCCTATTATTATGATCTAATTCAAATCAGCCATCCTTCAAGTTCTAGCAGCATATGATCACttcaagaaattaaaaggttCTTGTTCCCTAAACCCATTTTTCGTCCATAAAATTAACAGAATTTATTAATTTACCGCATCATATAAATAATAAGCTAGAtaatctttaaatattatttgtattataatCCACTGTCGGACTGTTTTACTGATCGAAGATCGTCGATCTTGATCCAtgtcttagagcactagtagcagtctccctatattggttccctaccctaaatatagggaaaatttaacaaaaactcacaaaaaacgTCCCACAATAGCCACCCTAAATTTAGATAATTTGGTTGGatagcactgtagcttcccaatccATTATTATATTCACACAAACTCTGCTAGCCTGCAACGTATGTCCTCTCTCTTCGCGCTTCTCTCTCCTCCCTCACGGACGCTCGTGTGACTCTTCTTGTTGCCACCATCATACCCACCTCCTTTATACCCACCACTGCCACCATATCCACCCCCGCCACCTCCTCGCTCACCAAATCTCCCACCACGGACTCGATCTGGTTCTCCAAAGCCTCGCCCTCGCCTAGGATTCAGAAGCCCTCTGTGCATATCCAGGACAGGTGCACGAACAGGTCGTCCCCTCTGTCATCTGGGGTTATGAACTCGAACCCCTTTTGGTCATTGAACTACTTCACTGTCCCACTCAGCCTCTCGCCCATCTCTCTCACAAAACCGaaagaaactctctctctctctctctctctctctctctctctcttcctctttgcGATATGTGTGGACTTTGGCGTTACAGGTGTGGAACTGCTAGGATCAGCCGAACAAAATTACTTGGTACGGCCGTCAGATCCATGAGGAGGAAGAGGACTGCCAGGATCAGCTGAAGAGGTCGATGTCGTTAGTGAATCCCGGAGAAGACAAtggcagcaagagagagaagatgagagagtaaagaaagaagaaaagaaatgagtaaaaaaataaaagtaagaaagagaaaaaagaataaaataagagtaagaaatagtatttaattgatatagggaaatataagagaatttattgtgaagtgtttttttttaggaagcaaaaaatagttttattctctaaatataaagaaaatggtTGAAAGACTGTTGTTAGTGCCCTTATCTACAATTCGGTCCCTGTCCTGGATCGTTGTTTATTGTCTACTGATTTGTACGTTGCTGTGTCTTTCATTATTGGGTGGCCCATAGATTGAGAaaagaatattatatatttccCTCGGCGACTAATTAACCAACACGGCTTTTAGATTAACTACTGAATATTACTTTAATCCTGATAATGATAGAATTCTCTTCACTCTTACTAGTCATACCCACTGGGCCACTGCATATAATGATGTTAACCTTGAAGCTTCTCTACAAAATTCCAAATCCTTGGCGATTTTCACAAACCCAAAAATGGGCGATGTACCAGGCCTCCTCACACAGCCGCCGCCTCCCTCTGCGCCAAAACCCCACATGCCCATGTTGTATTACGGCCTCCTGGTTATTGGAACCGCCGCGCTTCTGCTGGCAGTGTACAACCTACTCATCATCAGATGGTGTACGCAGCGCCGCCACAGCCAGGCTCCGCCGAGACCAAGTCCGTTGGTGGAGATCTCAGCGGGCGGCCAGAGCTTTGAAAACCTTAACAGGAACTTGTTGTCCAGCTTTAAGTACAAGAACGAagatggaggaggaggaggagtggCACAAGATGAGTGTGCGGTTTGCTTGTCGGTTTTTGAGGAAGGTGAAGAGCTGCGGACGCTGCCGCGTTGCAAGCACTCCTTTCATGCTCCATGCATAGATATGTGGCTCTACTCTCACTCTGATTGCCCGCTTTGTAGGGCTCCGGTGGGTTCGTGGTGTCAGCGACATGCCTTGTATAGGCAGCCGGCGAATTCTAGAGGAGGTTTGCTGGATTCAAGCATCTCAGTTTgataggatttttatttttatttttattttttatttttcgattgAAAAATACCTTCTCCTTTTTTTCATTGGGAATTGAAGGGGAATTTTGATACCCTTGCGTGTACGTTTGTTGGTGTCTGTGGGCCTGTGAGGACgataagaacaaagaaagattGGGTAGGAAGCAGGTTGCACCGATGGTGTTGTGTCTGGACAAACTTTTTATCCAATTCAGTCcattaaattaattgaaaaaaatattattcttttcaaactTTCTCTCAAATTTGCTCACCAAATAATGTGTTACAATCTTATAAGATGGTGATAtgcttttcaaaataataaattatataagattgtgacacataATTAAAGAGCAAATTtgggagaaattttttgagaaGTGTAACATTTCTCAATTAATTGCTGTGTCTAAAATGATAAATGCTAGAGCTTATTCTAGTGTCTTTTTGGATCCTTCTATGTTAGCATAAAAAGATCTCAGAAGAATACTAAAATGAGCTCTGACATTTCTCGTGTTTCTTTATaaagttttcctccaaaatGTTGTGTCCGAGTAAttcttttatgcatttttagaAGTGTATGTTAGAATTACATGTATCTTGAACAGGTGTTAAATTAATAGACTGAATTAGAGGAAATTCTTTTCAATCCAATTGTGAAGAATCCTGTCCTTTATGTGATGCTTTTTTGTATAAGCCTTTCCATTCAAGTTCCATAATCACCATTCTAACTTATGTCACTTTTGATGAATTTAGTATCGTCTTATAATTGGATAAGGATCATCTTCATTTGTGTGGTCAATATTTAATATTGTTGCCACTAACAATATAAATGATGtcataatatttaaattttttgaataaatatcaatatatttattatatctaTAATTAAAGAAACCGTTCTTGTTAATTGGTTTAGCCTTCTATTTCccatctaaaataaattttttttttaaaaaaaaaaatcccttaaaaatatgatttatacaATATAATCGTGTTTTAGTGAACCTAAACGAGGACATAATCCAGATTCCGGACAACTAGTGTTATCTATTACGTATTCAAATGCAACCTAAAGCAGAAAGAATAGATTCATTTTCCAACGGGCTGCAATAAAGAaggtgaaaagaaaaacaaacaatactAGAGACCTCAATATCCAGATTTAAAAGGCAGATTTCCACTTCAAGAGCCTAGCTGCGCTGAAAAAGTATCCACTTTATGCTGGTCCTTGGCATTCAGGGTTTAAACCTCATAATATAAtcataatttaatattattgtatTTAATGGTATAAATAATGTCAAATGATAAATATGTTGACAtactattcaaaaaatttaaatgatgtgatatcatttacaccatttttttttttaataagacacatcattaaaagcgtaaggtgaAAAAACATATGCTTCCCACATGCTAAAGAATACATGTCATcttaaatatggtttgtataaaaatttcctacaatccggtttgaagaaaatttatttattttaattaaaaaataaaaataaaaacccaaacgAGAAAGAGCAAAaagtacaaaaaagaaaagagaaaaactataATTAATCGTCAAAGAAACACTGAAGCTGCTGTCTATGTATCTAATGGTATCATTTACACTCATTTTTaatgacgaggaacccctccaaggcatgatcacttcgtgtacccactcCTGTCAGGTAAACCTCAGACCTGTGTAAGGCATCTCCTCCACACAAATCGGATAATACTCCAACTTTGCCCGCGGGCTAgccccaaaaaattatttgtatcCAAGACGATTCGAACCTTAAACCTCATGGGTACACCCTTAAATGCAACAATATTAATTCCGGACCACAAAGCGGCTCTCCTACCGTCATCACCACTCATGAGTgtatacatttaatttttatcCCCACTGTATCCTGTTGTGTTCATCAATTGAGCAAAACCGGAAAGGAATAGGTACGGTCTCCAAAATTATCTACTAATATTTCATGTATGACATTAACGCAGATATAATTTCAACACTACCAAGAGCATTTTAAACGCCAATAGAATCACAACACATGAAGAGAATCTTCTGATTTCACCGAGTAATGTGTCTATTGCCTACACAAGCATATATATCTCGGCCTATAATAGTAAATCACACATTTCTATATGTATAAATTTTCCACATGTTATGCTATTGAAATCTCCACTTTGTTTTTCAAACCCTGAGTTAATCAATTCTGGctcaattttcataaaaattacATGCCCCAAATGAAACTTTCACTTTATACAGCAGACCTGAGGTTTATAATATAGAAAGGACATGAAGATTACATTCTTCTCAAATTATCTAACCTTGCCTGTAACTCGCTATCTATTCCACCGTCATCAGTAGTCGCTGTTTCCACTTGTGGAACCTTACTCTTGGCCGCCGGCGTAGCAACAGCAGATGATGGTGCATTAACAAGCTGTGTATCAAATTAAAACAGGTTTAAGACAGTAATTGTGATCCAATAGTTTGATTCCAAcacccaagaaaaaaagaatcctCATTTGCTAAGTCAATCATGAGAACAGTGGGGAAAAACATGAGAACAGGTTTAAGTACCTCTTGATTGACGTCAATTCCAATCTCATCAAGAACTTGATTCACTAGTTCGTCtgtctcttcctcttcctcgtcCCCTTCCAAAGCATCATCAATAGCATCTCCCATCACTTCAGTCATCAATTCCATCTTCTCATTCTGCCTCTCAAATTCTTGCATAATTTTCTGCAATGATGGCAAGTTCATCTGTCTATTCATCTGGCCCATTGCCTTTGTCACACCTTTCATTGCCTCTCCCATCGCTTGTGTTGATTTCAACGTCTACAAGTAAATCCGACTTTTAGAATCACGATGGGATAAACACAGGCTTTTGCAAACTTACGAGGTCATGCAAGACTCAAACCATAAGGCTCAAAGAAAGACTGAGATACGCAGTACTATAGATATTTTAATCTGGTGTCCCTAAAAAGAATACAGGGTTTCATAGCCAACccgcaaattttttttttttctctctctcttttttgatAGTCAAATATAACTAAAACACAAGTATAGGACATATACCACCTCCTTTTTCATAGTTACAGCGTCAACCTTGAAAACTAGCTGGCCTTACTTAGTGGTATCCTAAACACCACTTATATTCTTAAATAACAAAAGGCTACTAGCTTCCTCACGGAAAGCAAGTAACCACAATCATCTTCTGCTAGCATGGTTGGAAAAGATAGGCCTTGAGCTATTAGTACAATAGAAGAAATGCATGCCATCAGTATTAAACATTACAAGCATATAAGAAAGCATAACATACCTGAATTCTGAGGGATACACCCTGGAGTTGAGATTTAagcttataaaatttttcaatctGATGCCGTGTTCTAACAAGATCTTTCGCCATCACCTTCACAGCTCCCTGAAACAAAAATTACACCAAATCAAAGATAAATTTGACTGGAGTGGCCGCCAAACCTGTTTTATCGGGCTCCATTAAAATTGTACATAAAGCCGGTTTAATATCGGCCATAAATTTGGCAATTCTGAGACAAACAGATTTTGTGGCAGAAAAATGCGTCATTAGTTCACAAGTTGAAAACCAAAACTAAGTTTGACCTGCTTCTTCACACCAGTTTGATGAAATCTAAAGAGAATACCCCCATAAACTTGAATGAAACCAACCGGAAAGTGGCAGGGAACAAAAAATATGAGAGCCAAAAAGCTCTAGTACAAATGGTTACTTCCTCCCCATGTACAAACAAAGTGGATGGTGAGGTCATGGACTCAAGAGCCAGTAGTTCATGACTTAAAAGAAGAAATGAACTTTAGTACTGGCTTGGGAGATTCAAGTGAACACCGTATCTAGGCATTTGCCTCTTGTTTTTTATTGAACTTCGTAAGGATTGATGACTGGTCAGACAACAAAGCTCTTATTTAATGTAAAATAGCCATGCCATTACTCCTGCATTCTAGGTCACAGATATgtcaataaaaaaactattttatcttaaaactaaaagaaagacACTCGCGTGCCTGTGAAAGAATCTAAAGAGATTATGAAATAAAAGTGCATGTGACGTTCAACTAGAGAAGCATCATGTGCcgcattaatttttttccttcttattttTCCCGTTACAAAGTAAAGTTTTGACAGAAACATTGTATAAGTATATTTTCTCAGACACTATAACTAGCATCAACATGCGTGATCTCATTCACCTCAACCTAGTTGGAGCAATTAAACCTCAATATGAcatccaaaaaaacaaaggcaCACTTAAGTCTAACAGAAAATAAAGCTCAAAAAGATCAAAATTATGCCTGACTAGTATAAAGTTGTCAAGTCAATGCATGTAAGATATTAACTCCAAAAACTGGAACTCTTGCACTGAGATTGCCTACATCACAGTTGAGCTGTATTTGCCTTCCCCATCTGCCACATACGGCAGTTGGGTAGGGATCTGTGATCACAAAAGTAGCTCAACTAGCACCTATTAGGAGATAAAGAAAGCTAGACATATATTCTGATGAAACAAGCAAAACGTGCAAGTAGTAGGAGAAGATAAACATACCATCTGCCCTTGTTTAGCACTTTTCTTTATCTCCATAATTAGTTTCTTCTCCTGCGTTTGCAGACCTTGTCTCTCCCGTTCTATTTCTCTAATGGATTTGTCCAGCATCCTCTTATTTTCCCGCAGAAGTTCTGTAGATAACAATTTTGCAACCACGCATAAATTCAGTTTGAAACACGATATATTGGTTAAAAATAAAGCCCAATTGTAACTACGAAAGCAATGCACCATCCCCAATTACAACAAAACACAGTTGATCTGCTCGCTCAGATGACAATATGCAATGTCATTTGTGACATTAGGCAAATTATGGACCCGGAACACCCCATTTTATAACCCAATCAAAGAAGTTATAACAAAACGATATCCTTGTATTTCACAAATTCTGAAATCCACCATCAAATAGATTACAACATGTACGCAATTATATCCTGATTCTTTGTGAACCGTAATCGttacaaaaatattctaatgtGCAGCAGTGAAGaaatctttttgctttttttctgAGCAGCCTAGCAATCTACATCTGACAAATTCGATGTGATTCTTTCTGATTAATCTTAGTACACAACATTATACTCCAATTGTACATAATCACAATCAAACAAAGAGATCAGCGATTCAGGATGAAGTAATCCTTCAATTTCCTCCTCGGAAAAACGGTCAACAATTGAAAAGCCTAGCCGGCTAGCCCTGATTGCAAATCTAAGTCCTAGTCCAAATCAAAACCTGTATCGTATCGCAACTATCAAATCGATCCAAAAACCAGGCTTCGATCGCACCcaatatcagaaaataaatcCGTAGACTTCTTGCGACATTTAAATCCGACAGATACACGAATCGTTTCCGCAAATCATGTTCTTAACAAaccacaacaaacaaaaaaggaaaggtCAGAGGACGAACCTGCGGGAGTTTTTCTCTTGCCGAATAGAAAGCTCATGGCGATCGAGAATTGGTATGCTTCTGAATCGTGTCCGATGGTCCGGAGGTCTTTGCTTTTGGCTTCTTAAGCAAAGATGGTCGCTGAGGTTTTTTGATCGTCCAACTCTTCTCTCACGCGGTATAGTGGTTGAGGAATGGAATATCAATCTGCGGAAACCCCATCCGTTCACACGTGGCAACGCTGAGGTTGTAGGGCCCCACTCCCATCTTTTGCTTAATTGCTTAAACTATGCCATTTTGGATGGCGAATGGTGTCGGTTGTGACGAAGAAaggtgacaatttttttttacaggaaTTGCAAATTTCACTCGAAGTTAATATAATTTTTGAGTTGACGTGGAAtactcaatttatttttaaattaattttaattaaaatataaataaaaaaattaagagccCGTTGAATATGCCACGTCAACTGAATATGCTGAAAGAATGTCAAatagtattttttatatattaaaggttaaatacatttttagttcttgagttttaaaaactttattttttagtacctaagtttcaattcgcatcacagatgctACTTCAGTTTTGAGAAAATACTGAATTAATACCTTAGTTAAGTTTTCCGTCAAAAACTAACAGTCCGCCACATGTCAACCCAGTGGCGGAGCTAGGAATCTATCTTAGTAGAGGCGGAGCTAGGAACATTTGCGTGTAGAGGAAGATTTGCTAGTACAGTCAACCCCTGAGGATTGACACGTGttgtaatataataataataataataaaaataaaaaaataaaaaaaaaataaaaaaaaaaaaaagaagaagaagaagataagtagtggctggccaccccggtcatgggggtggctcagccgctctcttcttcttctttttcttttttcattttttttttttaagtttttaataattttttttagttttatttttttttaagagataatttcacaaaaaGGTATCGAACTATAGGCCGTTTTGACGGAAGGacactaaacttcaaaaactgtcGAACCCAGGTATTCAATTATCCTAAACCTCACTTTAGGGTATTCCGTCTGGTTCAGACGTTAAAACCAGACGAAATTGCAATCACGTGAAATGCACGTGACTTTTTCGCCCGTTTCTACCTGATTTGCCCATATGAGCAATGTATACAAAACTGATGATTGAGGGCAAAACGGGTAGAAACGGTCGAAAAAGTCACGTGTATGTCACGTGATTGCAATTCCGTCTGGTTTTAACGCCTAAACCAGACGGAATACCCTAATGTGAGGGTTTAGGATAATTGAATACCCGGGTTCGAcaatttttgaagtttagtgTTCTTCCGTCAAAACGGcctatagttcgatacccttttgtgaagttattcatttttttaattttttaattaatttgtaaagattttttattttttatttttgtaattttgtatattGTGACATGTGTCAACCCTCATGGATTAATATGTGGCGGACAGTTAATTTTTTaacggaaaacttgactgaggtactaatttggtattttttttaaaactaaaacatcatctgtgatgcgaattgaaactcaaagactaaaaaataaaattttcaaaactcaaggaccaaaagtg
The Alnus glutinosa chromosome 14, dhAlnGlut1.1, whole genome shotgun sequence genome window above contains:
- the LOC133857450 gene encoding RING-H2 finger protein ATL52-like, which encodes MGDVPGLLTQPPPPSAPKPHMPMLYYGLLVIGTAALLLAVYNLLIIRWCTQRRHSQAPPRPSPLVEISAGGQSFENLNRNLLSSFKYKNEDGGGGGVAQDECAVCLSVFEEGEELRTLPRCKHSFHAPCIDMWLYSHSDCPLCRAPVGSWCQRHALYRQPANSRGGLLDSSISV
- the LOC133857790 gene encoding vacuolar protein sorting-associated protein 2 homolog 1 — encoded protein: MSFLFGKRKTPAELLRENKRMLDKSIREIERERQGLQTQEKKLIMEIKKSAKQGQMGAVKVMAKDLVRTRHQIEKFYKLKSQLQGVSLRIQTLKSTQAMGEAMKGVTKAMGQMNRQMNLPSLQKIMQEFERQNEKMELMTEVMGDAIDDALEGDEEEEETDELVNQVLDEIGIDVNQELVNAPSSAVATPAAKSKVPQVETATTDDGGIDSELQARLDNLRRM